The following proteins are encoded in a genomic region of Bacteroidia bacterium:
- a CDS encoding Rpn family recombination-promoting nuclease/putative transposase, producing MKQGWVEKIEESNITRVDKSFILQDFKDKEADLVYWVKLSEQDVIFYVLMEMQSTVDFQMPYRLLV from the coding sequence GTGAAACAAGGTTGGGTTGAAAAGATTGAAGAGAGCAATATAACAAGGGTAGATAAGTCTTTTATACTGCAGGATTTCAAAGATAAGGAAGCTGACCTTGTTTATTGGGTAAAGTTAAGTGAGCAGGATGTTATCTTTTATGTATTAATGGAAATGCAGTCCACAGTCGACTTTCAAATGCCATACCGACTGCTTGT
- the ltrA gene encoding group II intron reverse transcriptase/maturase — translation MNKRTANLDGKQPANSWREINWERAGRYVNKIQSRIAKATQRGNMKLVRELQRMLIHSYYAKLLAVKKVTTNKGKKTPGIDNIKWETDESKFEGIESLNSNNSYTPKPLRRVHIKKANGKLRPLGIPTMKDRAMQTLHVKALDPVIETTADRNSYGFRKGRSCADAREQIFIILSRRNCAQWILEGDIKGCFDNISHQWLLDNIPMDKQILEKFLKSGYVLNKKLFPTKAGTPQGGAISACLSNAVLDGLEKHIQSTFGIRYCPEAKCRKSRKVNFIRYADDFIVTADNKETIEKIKDMVKKYLIERGLELSDEKTLITNIQEGFDFLGWNIKKYKHKLIIKPSNKSVQRIVRRLSDVIKENKASSQDSLILKLNQIITGWSNYHQISVSKRVFQKIDSLIFQMLWKWATRRHPNKGKKWIKERYWKIENNRKWVFKDTAKLKLMSDKKIIRHIPLKTSQNPYIDVEYFAKRKFTLGARKLSGTLKQVWKNQKGKCGICGTMMDIAEERDIIKKPGTENIEWKPSNIIMTHKWCNSYTPIEK, via the coding sequence TTGAATAAACGGACTGCGAACTTAGACGGAAAACAACCTGCAAACTCCTGGAGGGAAATCAACTGGGAAAGAGCAGGGCGATATGTTAATAAAATACAATCAAGGATTGCAAAAGCCACTCAAAGAGGAAACATGAAATTGGTCCGTGAGTTACAAAGAATGCTAATACATTCATACTATGCAAAACTGTTGGCGGTTAAAAAAGTAACTACCAATAAAGGCAAGAAAACTCCAGGAATAGACAACATTAAGTGGGAAACAGATGAAAGCAAGTTCGAAGGTATAGAATCACTCAATAGTAATAACTCATACACACCCAAACCATTGAGAAGGGTCCATATAAAGAAAGCAAATGGGAAATTAAGACCATTGGGAATACCTACTATGAAGGACAGGGCAATGCAAACATTGCATGTTAAAGCATTAGACCCAGTAATCGAAACTACAGCGGACAGAAATTCGTATGGATTTCGAAAAGGTAGAAGTTGTGCAGACGCAAGAGAACAAATATTCATAATTCTATCACGAAGGAACTGCGCCCAATGGATTCTTGAAGGAGATATAAAAGGCTGTTTTGACAATATATCACACCAGTGGCTTTTGGATAACATACCTATGGACAAACAAATACTTGAGAAATTTCTTAAATCAGGTTATGTACTTAACAAGAAGTTGTTTCCAACAAAGGCTGGAACACCCCAAGGTGGTGCAATAAGTGCATGTTTATCGAATGCGGTATTAGATGGACTGGAAAAACACATTCAAAGCACATTTGGAATAAGATACTGTCCAGAAGCAAAGTGCAGGAAAAGCCGAAAGGTAAACTTCATTAGATATGCTGACGATTTTATTGTAACAGCCGATAATAAAGAAACAATAGAGAAAATAAAAGATATGGTTAAGAAATACCTGATTGAAAGAGGTTTGGAGCTATCTGATGAAAAAACACTCATTACTAACATTCAAGAAGGATTTGATTTTTTAGGATGGAACATAAAGAAATATAAACACAAGCTAATAATTAAACCATCCAATAAATCAGTACAACGAATTGTCAGAAGGTTAAGTGATGTTATTAAAGAAAATAAAGCATCATCCCAAGATTCTCTGATATTAAAACTCAATCAAATAATTACAGGATGGAGTAACTACCATCAAATATCTGTGTCTAAACGTGTATTTCAGAAGATTGATTCCTTAATATTTCAGATGCTATGGAAATGGGCTACAAGGAGACATCCAAACAAAGGCAAGAAGTGGATAAAGGAACGATACTGGAAGATTGAGAACAACAGAAAATGGGTGTTCAAGGATACGGCAAAGTTAAAACTAATGAGTGATAAGAAAATTATAAGGCATATCCCACTTAAAACATCGCAAAACCCATACATTGATGTAGAATATTTCGCAAAAAGAAAATTCACGTTAGGAGCAAGGAAACTATCAGGAACACTAAAGCAAGTATGGAAGAACCAAAAGGGAAAATGCGGAATTTGCGGTACAATGATGGATATTGCAGAGGAGAGAGACATCATTAAAAAACCTGGCACAGAAAACATAGAATGGAAACCTAGCAATATAATTATGACACATAAGTGGTGTAACTCGTACACACCAATAGAAAAATGA